A region of the Arachis hypogaea cultivar Tifrunner chromosome 15, arahy.Tifrunner.gnm2.J5K5, whole genome shotgun sequence genome:
tttgagcttatttacatggttacattatttaaccataaatttttattcttgtgtgtttccttccctatgattgtaatctatattttgttccaatctatatgtccattatttagtgtatttacatgcttgcatatgattgaggccattgtttgattctagctcacttatcccaaattagcctaccttttacatcacccttgttagcccccttgagcttctAAATCCCTCCTTGTTttaataaccacattactagtcttaagcagaaaaacaaaataaaaatcccaagttaaatccttggttagcttaagatagaaattgtgtattgtttaagtatggggaaccttatgggaacatggatgataaaaacaaaggtagaaaattaaaaagaataaagacatttcaaaataaaagttttggaaagcatgctcatgtaaaatcaaaataatcaaattaccatgtgcattgaaaaaaaaatattaagtaattaaataaggggatacaaaagaaaaaaaatatatatattaccccaaatgcaaaataaaaagaaccaatgcacatgggacaaaattcaaaaaaaaaaaaaataataataaaaataataagtttgatacatgagtatgtaatacaaaagtgggaaaatttgggtagctaagtataattttaatagagtatgtatatgttaggtgagatcttagactactcaaggattcacttcactagctcacttagccttatatatataccctcacccttaccttgtccccattacaaccttgaaaagacctcatgatgtttgcattggtacattaaatatttgttgattggttaaatgaagaacaaagtttagaaagcatgactagagaagagtagagtgattaaccctataccaaggttgcgagaaccggaccggtcatcgaaccggtcaagtgactggtttaatggttcaatggttcaaccgtggttgaaccgtggttgaaccggtttaattaaatatagagcgaaattataaaaaattaaatacataattttaaaaagttaaattcaataattttaaactaataagattcaaaatttaacaatttcacaaaatgaacaatacataatttatcattaaaaggcCATAAACAACTTCAAATGACAATATTCAAAACGCACATAAATGACAAATGACAAAGTAACAAACACAATGTTTTGCAACCAAAAGAAACAATGTTCAACAAACAATACTTCAACTAAACAAAGACACTACTCATCAAAAGTCATAATCATCATTAAGTGTTCCGATGTCTCCATCATAAACAGGTAAGCCAAAGCCAGCATCTTCAGAAATATCACCAAAAGAAGTATTTGAGGATTCAATTATAACATCAGGCATATCCACTTCAACTTCCATGTCTCCACCatctaataaaatagaaagaaaactcAATAAGAAATCAATGTTAATGACATGTATCTTTATGGAAGGAAACAAAGTTTGCTATGTCACTCACCATTAGGATACGAAGGCATAGCATTATCAGTGTATATTAAACTTTCAATGCCTTCAACATCTCCATTAGTAAATTCAGGATCATCCTCATCTGCCATTACCCAAAAATCTACTGTGTCAATGCTTTGAATGTCAATTGGGTCATAATTCCTCTTCTTTCGATGCAACCTAGATTGAAGGCGTAGGTTATAGGTGACATAAACAATGTCACTTAACCTTTGATGCTCTAATCGGTTCCTCCTCTTTGAATGGATTTGTTCAAAAAGGCTCCAGTTCCTCTCACATCCAGATGAAGAAgaggtttgatgaagaagacgaaCTGTCATTTTTTGCAAATTAGGAGCACTCCCACCATGTAGCCTCCACCATTCACCTATATAGATATAAAAATCAAATACTTTTTAATGTTTACCAATTATCACCCAACATAATAAACTTTGAAACTAAACTGAACTTGGATATGAAATAAGTCAAATAACTTACCAGGTTCGAGTCTTGATGCTGCTCTCTtagcactttccctcccaaaactTTCTTTACAATCTCGATACAGCTGTATCTCTTGCATTGCAGCAACTGAGTCATCACAAAGTGTTTCAacatcaagcaaatcaagtaaagATCTCAAAACATTTGCCTTCTCAACAAAACCCTCACTGTAGAAAATGCCCGGATTTAAAAAGTACGCTGCCGCATGGAGATCACGCTTCAAATGCTTATCCCACCTCATTTTCAAGATACTCGTGTATGGCGTATAAGCAGCTTTCCGATTTCTGAACATGGTCTTGAATGCCTTTTTTGCTCTTTGCATGCCTTCAGAAcataattttcaatttcaacaTGCATCAATTTTATTCCCAAATCCAACATACAAGTATACAACAAATTCATGTGGAATAAACAGAGCAGACTTgacaagattaaaaaaaaataaaaattaaagaacagaGCAGAAcataattttcaatttcaacaTGCATCAATTTTATTCCCAAATCCAACATACAAGTATACAACAAATTCATGTGGAATAAACAGAGCAGACTTgacaagattaaaaaaaataaaaattgaagaacagaCCAGAAcataattttcaatttcaacaTGCATCAATTTTATTCCCAAATCCAACATACAAGTATACAACAAATTCATTCCACATTTgattaatcatataaaaaaatagaagaacagaagccagaaaaaaaattgaaacagtaTACATACACTGAACAGATACCAGAAACCCAGATCTTACCTCAAGAGAAGAACGAAGAAAAGCCAGAAAACAACACAGCACGAACAGAAGCCACAAACCCAGAAACCAAGAAGCCAGAAACGGAGAAACTCAGAAACCCAGAAGCCAAAAACGGAGAAACCCAGAAGCCAGAAACGGAGAAAACCATAAACCCAGGTGCGCGACGGTGCGCGAGCGTTGGCGACGGTGCGCGAACGTGGCCGAACGTCGGGTGTTCTTCACGGCGCCCTAAGATCCGTTGTATGCAGAAGCTGCTTCAATTTCGGAGAGTGGAGAATAGATTGGGAGTGGAGCTGATGGTTGGGAGTGGCAATGGAGGTTTCTTCACTCTTCAGTCTTCAGCAATGTTCTTCGAATGTTTTGGAGAATAGGGTTTAGGGATTTTGCCTTTGGATTTTCAATTTTGGGAGTGGCAGCCTGCAAGTTACGcgttattcatctttttttttttttttacaaacgacgtcgttttactaGCAGAAGGAAAAACCGGCGCCTATAAAAACCGGGTCGGTTAGCCCGGTCCACCGGTTAAccaccggttcgaccggttttttaTCGGTTTTTTGCAGGACGGTTTTAGAGGTGGACCGGACTGGTTAAGGAACCGGTTTCCGGTTAACcaggttgaaccggccggtccggtccggttttcagaacattgccctatacacttgagagattagactgcatatacacttcctgtaagggttcagtgcttaattctatgttccctgctttcatgagttatcttcttacaagtttacttgtttttacgGTATAATTTTAATTAGTGAAATATGATTTTAAGTTTGTCTTGggggaacttatttatttttaaccaagtaggtaggaacattttgcatgtagttgcattcatataagataggttgcatttcatacattctaccattcctcttcatttctttatagtttctcttgagtttagcatgaggacatgctagtgtttaagtgtgggaaggttgataaaccactattttatggtttatcttgtactcaattgagtggtttttatctactctttacccacttattcatactatttgcatggttttacatttgccttcctaattatgtgctttgattgaaaacatgcttctttgatcttatatttgcttattattaatcctctcttatcaccattagatgccttgatatgtgtgttaagtgttttcagatattatagggcaggaatgacttggaggatggaaaggaagcatgcaaaagtggaaggaatacaagaacatgaagaagttgctaagctgtccagcctgacctcttcgcactcaaacagctataactttagctaaagaggtccaaacgacgcggttccagttgagttggaaagctaacatccggggcttcgatttgatatataatattctatagttCCCCTGACACTAGGCGAtgtgaccgcgtgatccatgcggccgcgtcgcagtgacagaaatcagcgcatttgaattcgcaaccagcgaattctgggctgtttccgacccagtttgcggcccagaaaacacagattagaggctataaagtgggggaatgcatccattcataattagggctctcatatttacaattttaggagtagatgtagtttttagagagagaggttctctcctctctcttaggattaggatttaggacttctcttagttttaggagtgactctcaatcccaagttctttatttttatttatttttctaatttaatttatgaactcttccatgttacatttgatatctttattagaggtaattgaggtatttcagatttatgattgctttcttttatttatataaataatttagatttttcccttttggctttggttgagtcattggagactcttgagttatcaaactcattgttaattgaaaattggaattcttcaagaattaattcgagttccactaactctgacttttcccaaggaaatactaggacttaaggaatcagaattaattcatccacttaacttaccttcatagttagaggttaacaaagtgggagaaaaatccaattttcattacaattgataagggtaagtaggataggacttccagttttcatatcttgccaagagattttattattattattttattttacttgttacttaactaactttttaccttgatccaaaaccccaatttacaaactcataaccaataataagaacatacctccctgcaattccttgagaagacgacccgaggtttaaatactcggttatcaattttaaaaggggtttgttacttgtgacaaccaaaacatttgtacgaagggatttctgtcggtttagagactatatctacaacgcgactgtttttatgaaattctttactggcaaaaatcctaacgtcagcgtgcgcgtgactgacgcgtacgcgtgatttgaagatttgcacagcgacgcgtgcgcgtgaccgacgcgtccgcgtgactcacaaaaaagaccatcgacgcgtacgcgtgacatgcgccacgtgcagaaaacgcagaaaaacgctgggggcgatttctgggctgttttgacccagttttcagtccagaaaatacagattagaagctacagaatggactaaacaagtggtccccacccatcaactgaagacttgttaattaatttaaatttaaattcaaatattatttttagaaaaagatatgattttagttttagataatagattttaaattattaggattggATATAAAAGGGATTCCAACAGGGGGTTCCAACACAATATTATTCCATTCCAACttacaatcctagttttctactctgaaccatgagcaactaaacctccactgttaaggttaggagctctatctatttgtatggattaattttattgctttttctattttaattcatgtatggatttataatttaagaattatttttgctctttatcttttgaatttgggtggaacggaagtatgaccctctttctatttaagttcttgtataacttggaaaagctctttacttgaacaacagcttgaaaatatattctcctaaattttaattatttggatttaatgggatacgtgacatataatccttttacttttttgggtaattagagtttttgtggcatataaactgaaatttgatcatgcagcttctaattggaattaattgaccaaggaattggcagttaatgaattttagaggagactagaaaggtctaaagaattagggtctagtcacatatagtttgctataaattaaatcctacatgattaaaatagttagtaagaaaagttaatccggaaaaatagataactctgaaaccttaactgttttctccatattttcttcccaacTCATTTACTTGCCTTCcttcaatattctttatattgtttaatgtcatttatattgCCCAAACATTACtttctatttgcctgactaagtctatcaatcaattattgttgcttgatccatcaatcctcgtcggatcgaccctcactcacctaaggtattacttggtacgacccggtgcacttgccggttagtttgtggttagaaaaTCCGCACCAAGAGAGCATACACCTGACTTTATCATTGATAGTGCGATTCATTCTCTCTGCAACTCCATTATGTTGAGGAGTTTTAGGAACTGTCTTTTCAAACTTAATCCTCTGTcctttacaatactcttcaaaCGGACCCCTGTATTCACCACTATTATCTGCTCGAACATATTTCAATTTCCTTcatgtttctctttcaacacttgcatgaaagtgtttgaagataTCGAACACTTGGTCTTTAGATTTTAAAACAAAAGCCCACACTTTttgagaataatcatcaataaacgtaacaaaatatgatgcatcgcctagtgtcttagcatctatagtgcaaacatcagtgtgaactaaatctggaacatgtgatctcctatgagCTCCAAAATTATAAATTGATACTCTAGCATGCTTTCAAACAAAAGAATGAGTAtaagtatttaaagttgtacctttcacGAAAAAATGAGTGCTTCTTGGCTAAGACGTTTAGTCATTTCtcgctcaagtgaccaagacgtatatgccacaaatcagaagaggaatcatcagctACATTCACCTCTTTTTCAGCAACAATGAGATCCCCTTTGGTAATCTTGCATTTTTCACTACCAAAGGAAGTGCAATACCCCTCTTGATCCAATGTCCTCACTAAAATAAGATTGAACCGCATATTTGGCTCATGCCTAACATTCTTCATCTGCAACTTGTATCCCATGTTGGTTTCAAGCCATATATCacccataccaatgatatcacacactcctttatctcccaatttgatcttgtcaaaattttcaacagtaTAGGAAGTGAAAAATTCACGCCTCAGAATGACATGACATGAGGTACCAGAGTCCATAATTTAAGTGGAATCATCACAGACAAAATTcacataatttttataatatgtgataagaacatcttcataaacaatagtagtagtttctttatcactatctttacctttgtcttcATTTCTTTcccttgattgttctcttttcaagaacctacaataTCTCTTGATATGCCCCAACTTGCTACAATAGTGATAAATAAACTCCTTTCTTGACTTGTACTTTTCTCTTGACTTGCTTCGACTCTCTGACTTGTCAGAACTGTAATgttttctactttgacttctccTTCGTGACTCTGAAACAAGTGCTTCTGTCCGGGAGGAGGCATTAATCAAACCTCGCTCTCTTCTTCTGCCTTCTTCATTCAACATGTTCTCTTTAACCATTGCTAACGTCAACTTTCCATTTGAGCTGAATTAGTTAGTGTCACAACCAAAACTTTCCAACTATCAAACAAAGAGTTCAACAACAACAAGACTTGCAACTCATCATTCAAAGTAATTT
Encoded here:
- the LOC112748117 gene encoding uncharacterized protein, translated to MQRAKKAFKTMFRNRKAAYTPYTSILKMRWDKHLKRDLHAAAYFLNPGIFYSEGFVEKANVLRSLLDLLDVETLCDDSVAAMQEIQLYRDCKESFGRESAKRAASRLEPGEWWRLHGGSAPNLQKMTVRLLHQTSSSSGCERNWSLFEQIHSKRRNRLEHQRLSDIVYVTYNLRLQSRLHRKKRNYDPIDIQSIDTVDFWVMADEDDPEFTNGDVEGIESLIYTDNAMPSYPNDGGDMEVEVDMPDVIIESSNTSFGDISEDAGFGLPVYDGDIGTLNDDYDF